ACTACCAAgaaatataagattttttttcgTTATATCTTTTAATCCGACTGATTAAAGATCATTTAGTGGTTTATTACTAGTCGATACGAAgaataaatataagtatataaatgatcaaaataatcttttaaattttataaatgaaCCCATTACAAAAATGTTGAGTTGGACTAATAATTTTAGCAGGAGTCCCATACTTTtagaattataaatattatattaaataaaataaaatattcaatcaaatattaaatagatttattttaaatattcgattaattctaatatttttgtcactctaagaacttaattaaaaatataagaatttaaataaaaatttgattaaactATAAAGAccgataaaataattaaacttatttatttacaATCTATTTCTTCGCTATtacttcatataaaaaaatgctacacacatataaaaataatatatttttatataaatatatataatttaatttattttttgaatatgtATGTATTCTGGGTTCGTAAATCATTTTAGTGTATTCTAATTTCTAACACGGTCATACTTCATATATTTGCACTTTTGTAAGCCGTACAGAAATTCAAGCCCCCATCAAATGCATCTCATAAATCTTTTTGTCCAAATTAAAGAAGGGACAAGACAAAAGCTGAGGCACACTACTTGTGACAGGGGCAAAGTTAAGACCCCAATTCAGACACAAATCAAAGTCTCTTAAATCAGATCGTTCACATTATTATTATGTCTCAAAAAATCTTTCTTCGCTAATGAAAAAATCAAACTCCCAAACAAATCTCTCACGGACATAACAATGGAGTaaacattaatttaaataatcatTACCAATGAATATGATACATGTGAAACCAACAAAGCCAGCCCAAAATTGCGTACAATATGTTAACTTTTTTGAATCCCCCAACAATCATAGAACCCCAAAAAGCTCTCCTCCCATTGCAGAGAGATAGACATAAACACTCCCaacattaatattaaaaaagaaaaaagcactTTAACGTGAAACatggatttttttttccttcattttttCCATGAGGGGGAGAATATTGAGGTGAGTGGTTTACATAATGCAAGAAGAATCTGTGCCAGCTTTAGTTGCAAAGAACCAAAATTCATCGAACCCACCATTAAAAACCCGAAAATATCCCTAAGAACCATTTACATTTAATTTAACAAACCAAAGTCCATGAAAATGGTGCAATAATAGCAGCTAAAATCTAAAGGAAATAACAagatagaataagaaaaaagcTTGCAGAATAGAGAAATGCAGAGGAAAATGTTGTTCTCCTAGGTGAGTCTCCCATTGCTAAACCAGCTAAATATGAACCATCTGCAAGCATGGCTTCGCCGGAACCCGAACCGGAACCAGAACCAGTAACTGATGATGAATAACCAAGGCCAGGGTCAACACCAACACCAGCACCGGTGTATGCAAAACCTGCACCTTCTTGGGATCCTGTTGATCCGGTTCCGATTCCAGTTCCGGTTCCTGTTTGTGTTCCAATCCCAGTTCCTGAAGCCATGGGCGTTGTTGGTGTCATTGGTGTTCCTATGCCTGACCCTattgttggtgttgttgaacTCATTGGTGTTGTGTCTCTTGAAGATTTCTGACTGCAACCACACAAATCAGATATTCAACATTTTAATCGGCGCTAATATTGCTTAGACTCTTTTGCTGAATAaataatgttatttattttattaaaaataatatttatacatcaaaattaactatcaaaattaatactatatatttgtgtataaatatattaataactaattttgatAGTATAATCCTAACATGGTTGTTATTTTATAGTCCTGTAATAAAAGCAATTATTCCACAAACACAGAACCAGCCATCATTAATTGTCACTAACCCTAACAAACAATCACTTTATGTAATTTACCAACATAAGCATTAAAAAGCTCACCTTTGGAATTGACCCTATAGAACACGCTACCTACCTTCCACTCACCCTCCAATTTCTATcaaatatatgaatatatataatataggaaAACTTTTAAATGCtgatcttaattataaaaaaatatataatatataactaAGATCATTGGTTAAAATATACTGAAATATGAATATActtaaaaaacttttttaaaatatatacacATTAAAGATAAGCAAAACAATACATATTTTAATTGGTaccaataaataataataaacgaTTTGGCACCTATTTTTGGTGTTCGATggcattttttaataatttaactcCCTGATGTCTCCTTTGTAATTCTCATGAGGttaataaaacaataaactAAAACTGAGTAGCCaccatataatataataaacaatgtaatcaatcaacaaagaataAAGCTAGAGATTCTtctatttcctttttttattttatgaattttgctATCCTATGATAAAACAACATCTGATTAAACataccataaaaaatatttttttttacattttcaatatattgaatatataaaaaatattaaaagattttctttttataatatgattaaCAAATGACTTGGGACAAAGGGTGGCAAAACCCAATATTTTTACCTTGGAGAGGATGGACAAAAGGTAACCGTATAATCAGCACCCGTACACGTAAAAGTACTCGTAGCATCATCGTATGCGTAGCTATACGATCGAGGACAAGCAGCCTTGAACATCTCCGAGTAAATAGAAGGCCTACAAGTGGAAGGTGACCCATACGCGCCACTGCAACAGTACTCAGGGCTCCCAAAAGCCTCACACGCGCTCTTACACGCGCTTCCATCCAATGCTTTAAGCTCCGACGGGCACTGCTGGTTCAGATCCGAAGTGCAACCCGTCGACGCGCACTGCCCCGACCCGCCACTGCCTTCAACGATCATCGGAAGGTTGTAACCGTCCACCAGGCTCACGTCATAGAAGTCCTGACCGCCGGTGCCGAGGGTGAACTCGGCGAGGGTGGCGGGAGGGGCTGCACCGGCGCCGTTGCACTCC
The genomic region above belongs to Arachis duranensis cultivar V14167 chromosome 3, aradu.V14167.gnm2.J7QH, whole genome shotgun sequence and contains:
- the LOC107476548 gene encoding thaumatin-like protein 1, whose product is MGATFTFVNRCDYTVWPGILANAGSPALDSTGFELPKATSRTFQAPTGWSGRFWGRTGCNFDGSGSGSCLTGDCGSGQMECNGAGAAPPATLAEFTLGTGGQDFYDVSLVDGYNLPMIVEGSGGSGQCASTGCTSDLNQQCPSELKALDGSACKSACEAFGSPEYCCSGAYGSPSTCRPSIYSEMFKAACPRSYSYAYDDATSTFTCTGADYTVTFCPSSPSQKSSRDTTPMSSTTPTIGSGIGTPMTPTTPMASGTGIGTQTGTGTGIGTGSTGSQEGAGFAYTGAGVGVDPGLGYSSSVTGSGSGSGSGEAMLADGSYLAGLAMGDSPRRTTFSSAFLYSASFFLILSCYFL